CGACGACCCGCTCCTGAACGGCGGCCTCGACGCCCCCTACGACGGCGAAGGCGGCGTGCACCGGACCTCCCGCTTCCAGAGCCCGCCGCCGCTGCCGCCCCGGCGCCGCCTCGCGCGGCCCCGGCGCGGGGTGTTCGCGCTGGTCACCGTCGTCCTGCTGGTGCTCGGCATCGGCACGGGCGTCTGGTACATCAACTCCGGTCAGTTCACCAAGGTGCCGCCGGTGCTGACGAAGACCCAGAGCCAGGCCGAGAAGCGGCTGAAGGCGGCCGGGCTCGAGGTCGGCAAGGTCGAGCACGCCTACAGCGACACCATCAAGCGCGGCCGGATCATCGGCACGGACCCGGAGCCGGGCTCCCGCATCCGCAAGAACGACTCGGTGACGCTCACCGTCTCCGACGGTCCGGACACCGTGAAGGTGCCGGACGTGAAGGGCTCCCGGCTGGACAAGGCCGAGGAGCTGCTGAAGTCGGACGGTCTGGAGCCGGGCCTGGTCACCAAGGCGTTCAGCGAGGACGTCATCAACGGGTTCGTGATCAGCACCAACCCGGAGGCCGGGACGGAGCGGCGGTCGGGCTCGGCGGTCTCCATCGTCGTCAGCAAGGGCAGCCCGATCGACGTCCCGGACGTCACCGGGGAGGACCTGGACGACGCCAGGGCCGAGCTGGAGGAGGCCGGTCTGGAGGTGAAGGTCTCCGCCGAGGAGATCAACTCCGAGTTCGACAAGGGCCAGGTCGCGGCGCAGACCCCGGACGAGGGCAGTCAGGCCGCCGACGGCGACACGGTGACGCTGACGCTGTCCAAGGGCCCGGAGATGGTCGAGGTCCCGGACGTGGTCGGCGCGAGCGTGGACGACGCCAAGTCGCTCCTCGAACAGTCCGGTTTCAAGGTCGAGGAGGACCGCGGACTGCTGGGGCTGTTCGGCGACACCGTCAAGAGCCAGTCCGTGGACGGCGGCGAGTCCGCGCCCAAGGGTTCGACGATCAAGATCACCATCCGATGACCGGGAGCACCCCCGGGACCGCCCCCGTGGCCGGGGGACCCGCCGCCGCGTGACACCCTGAACGGGTGAACAATCAGCAGCCCGGTCCCTCGCGCAACCCCGTCGGCGGCCATGTCCCCGTGGCCGGCGGACTGCACTCCGTGGGACTGTCGTACGCCCAGGACCTGCGGGCCGAGACGGTCCAGGTCTTCGTCGCCAACCCGCGCGGCTGGGCCACGCCCGCCGGGAACCCGCGGCAGGACGAGGCCTTCCGGGAGGCGTGCTCGGCCGAGTCGATCCCGGCGTACGTGCACGCGCCGTATCTGATCAACTTCGGCTCGCACACCGAGGCGACGGTGGAGCGGTCGGTGGAGTCGCTGCGGCACTCGCTGCGCCGGGGGCGGGAGATCGGCGCGCTGGGCGTGGTCGTGCACACGGGGAGCGCGACGGGCGGGCGGGAGCGGTCCGTGGCGCTGCAGCAGGTGCGGGAGCGTCTGCTGCCGCTGTTGGACGAGCTGACCCATGACGACGACCCGTTCCTGCTGCTGGAGTCGACCGCCGGGCAGGGCTCCTCGCTCTGCTCACGGACCTGGGACTTCGGGCCGTACTTCGAGGCGCTGGACGCCCATCCGAAGCTGGGCGTCTGTCTGGACACCTGTCACATCTTCGCGGCCGGACACGATCTGACCGGGCCGAGCGGTATGCACCAGACCCTCGACCTGCTGGTGGACACGGTCGGCGAGGGCCGGCTGAAGCTGATCCACGCCAACGACTCCAAGGACGTCGTCGGCGCCCACAAGGACCGGCACGAGAACATCGGCGCGGGTCACATCGGCGAGGATCCGTTCCGCGCCCTGATGACCCACCCGGCGACCGCGAACGTACCCCTGATCATCGAGACGCCCGGCGGCAAGGAGGGGCACGCGGCGGACGTGGAGCGGCTGAAGAAGTTGCGGGACGGATAGCCTGGGCACTGCCCTGGAATACCCCTAGGGGGTATACGGTTCATGCGCGGTGCAGGAACCGTCGTCCGACATTGGGGGCACGTATGCAGCACGAGACGCACGCGCACCATCACCCGCCCGCCGCGACCTGGGCCATGGCCGTCCAGGCCACCCTGCACTGCCTCACCGGCTGCGCCATCGGCGAGGTGCTCGGCATGGTGATCGGCACCGCGCTCGGCTGGGGCAATCTGCCGACCACCGTCCTGGCGATCGCGCTGGCCTTCGTCTTCGGCTACTCGCTCACCCTGCGCGGAATCCTGAAGGCGGGCCTCGGCTTCCGGGCCGCCTTCCGGGTGGCGCTGGCCGCCGACACCCTGTCGATCGCCGTGATGGAGCTGATCGACAACGGGGTGATCGTGCTATGGCCGGACGCGATGGACGCACAGCTCGCCGACGTCCTGTTCTGGGCCTCGCTCGCGATCTCGCTCGTCATCGCCTTCGCCGTCACGACACCCGTCAACAAGTGGATGATCGGACGCGGCAAGGGCCACGCGGTGGTCCACCAGTACCACCACTGACCCGCGAGGGGACCGGAAGTCAGAGCTCGGGGCCGTCCCCAGGCTTCTCCTGGTAGGAGTACCGCTGCTCCCGCCAGGGATCGCCGACGTTGTGATAGCCGCGCTCCTCCCAGAAGCCGCGGCGGTCGGCGGTCATGTACTCGACGCCGCGGACCCACTTGGGGCCCTTCCAGGCGTAGAGGTGGGGGACGACCAGACGGAGCGGGAAGCCGTGCTCGGCGGTGAGGAGTTCGCCGTCCTTGTGGGTGGCGAAGATCGTGCGCTCGGAGGCGAAGTCCGACAGCCGCAGGTTGGAGCTGAAGCCGTACTCCGCCCACACCATCACATGGGTGACATCGGCGGCGGGCGGCGCGCTCTCCAGGATGGTCCGGGCCGGGATCCCGCCCCACTCGGAGCCGAGCATGCTGAACTTCGTCACGCAGTGCAGATCGGCCACGACGGTGGTGTACGGCAGGGCCGTGAACTCGTCGTGGTTCCAGCAGCGCTTGTCGCCGTCGGCGGTGGCCCCGAAGACCCTGAACTCCCAGCGCTCCGGCCGGAACTTGGGCACCGGGCCGTAGTGCGTGACCGGCCAGCCCCGCTGCAGTCGCTGACCCGGCGGAAGCTCGGACACCGCCGCTTCTCCAGACTCGCGCTCCACCGGCTGACCCATGCCTCCATCCTGACAGACCCCGGGCGGTGCACATGACCAGCCATATCCGGAATCGGGCATCTGCCACTAAGCATGGACTAACTTACTAAGTACGCACTTACTGGACGATCTTCGGCGCCGGTGAAATCATGCGGCGGCAACCTCCCCCATCCCCACCGTGGAAGGAGCCTCTGCGATGCAGGGCGACCCCGAGGTCATCGAGTTCCTCAATGAGCAGCTCACCGGTGAGCTCACCGCGATCAACCAGTACTTCCTCCACGCCAAGATGCAGGAGAACTTCGGCTGGACGAAGCTCGCGAAGTACACCCGGCACGAGTCGTTCGACGAGATGAAGCACGCCGAGGTGCTCACCGACCGGATCCTGTTCCTCGACGGGCTGCCGAACTACCAGCGGCTGTTCCATGTGCGCGTGGGCCAGACGGTCAAGGAGATGTTCGAGGCCGACCGCCAGGTCGAGGTCGAGGCCATCGACCGCCTCAAGCGCGGCATCAAGGTGATGCGGGAGAAGGGCGACATCACGTCGGCCAACATCTTCGAGTCGATCCTCGAGGACGAGGAGCACCACATCGACTACCTCGACACCCAGCTGGAGCTGGTGGAGAAGCTCGGCGAGCCGCTCTACCTCGCGCAGCTGATCGAGCAGCCGGAGAGCTGAGCTACGCCGCTTCCTCGAGTTCGGCGAGGACCGGCTCGCCCTGTTCGACCAGGTCCCGGCGCGGGTAGGCGCCGCGGCCGAGGATCGCCTGGATACGGCGGACGCACGAGCCGCAGTCCGTGCCCGCCTTGCAGGCGGAGGCTATCTGGCGGGGCGTGCACGCGCCGCCGTCCGCGTGCTGCTTGACCTGCGCCTCGGTCACACCGAAGCAGCTGCAGACGTACACGCGGATCCACCTCCCGCCGGGATTGCTTACTGTCGCCGTCCCGATGATCGGTGAGGCTAACCTAACCTTACCCGGCACTCGGTGACCGCAAAAGTGGAGTGGGGCGCGGATCGTATGTGATCCGCGCCCCACGGCACGCTCCTGTAACAGGTGAACCCCTACTGGTCCCGGTACATCTCCGCGACGAGGAACGCCAGGTCAAGGGACTGGCTGCGGTTCAGGCGGGGGTCGCAGGCCGTCTCGTAGCGCTGGTGGAGGTCGTCGACGAAGATCTCGTCGCCGCCGCCCACGCACTCGGTGACGTCGTCTCCGGTCAGCTCGACGTGGATGCCGCCCGGGTGGGTGCCGAGGCCCTTGTGGACCTCGAAGAAGCCCTTGACCTCGTCCAGCACGTCGTCGAACCGGCGGGTCTTGTGACCCGAGGCCGCCTCGAAGGTGTTGCCGTGCATCGGGTCCGTCACCCAGGCCACCGTCGCACCGGAGGCGGTGACCTTCTCGACCAGCTCGGGCAGCTTGTCGCGGACCTTGTCGGCGCCCATGCGGACGATGAAGGTCAGCCGGCCGGGCTCGCGGTCGGGGTCGAGGCGCTCGATGTACTGCAGCGCCTCTTCGGCCGTCGTCGTCGGGCCGAGCTTGATGCCGATCGGGTTGCGGATCTTCGAGGCGAACTCGATGTGCGCGTGGTCCAGCTGCCGGGTGCGCTCGCCGATCCACACCATGTGCGCGGAGACGTCGTACAGCTGACCCGTGCGGGAGTCGACGCGGGTGAGCGCGGACTCGTAGTCGAGCAGCAGCGCCTCGTGCGAGGAGTAGAACTCGACCGTCTTGAACTCCTCCGGGTCGGCCCCGCAGGCGTGCATGAAGTGCAGCGCGTTGTCGATCTCGCGGGCGAGCTGCTCGTAGCGCTGGCCGGACGGGGACGACCTCACGAAGTCCTGGTTCCAGGCGTGCACCTGACGCAGGTCGGCGTAGCCGCCGGTGGTGAAGGCGCGCACCAGGTTCAGCGTGGAGGCGGACGCGTTGTACATCCGCTTCAGGCGCTCGGGGTCCGGGATGCGGGACTTCTCGTCGAAGTCGAAGCCGTTGACGGAGTCGCCACGGTACGTCGGCAGGGTCACGCCGTCGCGGGTCTCGGTGCCCTTGGAGCGCGGCTTGGAGTACTGGCCGGCGATCCGGCCGACCTTCACCACGGGCACGGACGCGGCGTACGTCAGCACGGCGCCCATCTGGAGCAGCGTCTTGAGCTTCTGCCGGATGTGGTCGGCGGACACCGCGTCGAATGCCTCGGCGCAGTCGCCGCCCTGGAGGAGGAACGCCTCTCCCTTGGCGACGGCCGCCATCCGGGCGCGCAGCTGGTCGCACTCGCCCGCGAAGACGAGCGGCGGATACGACTCGAGCTCCGCGATCACTGCGCGCAGAGCCTCGGTGTCGGGGTACTCGGGCTGCTGCGCCGCGGGCAGGTCTCGCCAGGTGTTGCCAGCACTCGGGCTGGTCTTAGCGTTCACGGTCACGCCCTCAACATTACGGGGTCGTGTCGAGTCGTTTTCCCGCGGCTCGACAGGTGAGACGCCCAGGCGCTCAGATGCGCGGGGATACGCGTGGATGCGCATGGATGCGCATGGATGCGCATGAGGTATGGTGCCTCGCATGTTCGCGCTTTCGACCCAGAACCCGACCCAGAACTGGTGGTGGACCGCTCATCCGGCGGCCCACTGACTGCGCGTACGCAAGACTTCGCGAAGGCCGCCCGAGGGGCGGCCTTCCGTGTTTTCCAGCACCGGGCCGTTCCTCACCGCTCACCGACGGAAGAGGAATCATGGACCTGGCAGACCTCCTGCACGACGACCGCCCGTTCGCCCTGCTGCGCCGTCGCACCCCGGGCCGCGACCACGACACGGTCGAGGTGCTGCTCGGCCCGGTCGCCACGTACGACCGGCTCGCCGACCTCCCCGACGAGGGCCTCGCGCTCGTCCCCTTCCGCCAGATCCGCGAACGCGGCTTCGACGTCCG
This window of the Streptomyces sp. NBC_01275 genome carries:
- a CDS encoding sulfite oxidase-like oxidoreductase, which produces MGQPVERESGEAAVSELPPGQRLQRGWPVTHYGPVPKFRPERWEFRVFGATADGDKRCWNHDEFTALPYTTVVADLHCVTKFSMLGSEWGGIPARTILESAPPAADVTHVMVWAEYGFSSNLRLSDFASERTIFATHKDGELLTAEHGFPLRLVVPHLYAWKGPKWVRGVEYMTADRRGFWEERGYHNVGDPWREQRYSYQEKPGDGPEL
- the pknB gene encoding Stk1 family PASTA domain-containing Ser/Thr kinase codes for the protein MDTTLQDPLVGQVLDGRYRVEARIAVGGMATVYRAVDTRLDRVLALKVMHPTLAADATFVERFIREAKSVARLAHPNVVQVFDQGADRSYVYLAMEYIAGCTLRDVLRERGALQPRAALDILEPVLAALGAAHRAGFVHRDMKPENVLIGDDGRVKVADFGLVRSVDTVTSTTGAVLGTVAYLAPEQIEQPGAADPRVDVYACGVVLYEMLTGEKPHDGDSPAIVLYKHLHEDVPPPSAAVPGLAYELDELVASATARTPSVRPHDAVALLAQVREARGALGADQLDALPPQAVSAEHDNAEDRTSVIPRSLTVPRPLPVNEDDDPLLNGGLDAPYDGEGGVHRTSRFQSPPPLPPRRRLARPRRGVFALVTVVLLVLGIGTGVWYINSGQFTKVPPVLTKTQSQAEKRLKAAGLEVGKVEHAYSDTIKRGRIIGTDPEPGSRIRKNDSVTLTVSDGPDTVKVPDVKGSRLDKAEELLKSDGLEPGLVTKAFSEDVINGFVISTNPEAGTERRSGSAVSIVVSKGSPIDVPDVTGEDLDDARAELEEAGLEVKVSAEEINSEFDKGQVAAQTPDEGSQAADGDTVTLTLSKGPEMVEVPDVVGASVDDAKSLLEQSGFKVEEDRGLLGLFGDTVKSQSVDGGESAPKGSTIKITIR
- a CDS encoding class II 3-deoxy-7-phosphoheptulonate synthase; this encodes MTVNAKTSPSAGNTWRDLPAAQQPEYPDTEALRAVIAELESYPPLVFAGECDQLRARMAAVAKGEAFLLQGGDCAEAFDAVSADHIRQKLKTLLQMGAVLTYAASVPVVKVGRIAGQYSKPRSKGTETRDGVTLPTYRGDSVNGFDFDEKSRIPDPERLKRMYNASASTLNLVRAFTTGGYADLRQVHAWNQDFVRSSPSGQRYEQLAREIDNALHFMHACGADPEEFKTVEFYSSHEALLLDYESALTRVDSRTGQLYDVSAHMVWIGERTRQLDHAHIEFASKIRNPIGIKLGPTTTAEEALQYIERLDPDREPGRLTFIVRMGADKVRDKLPELVEKVTASGATVAWVTDPMHGNTFEAASGHKTRRFDDVLDEVKGFFEVHKGLGTHPGGIHVELTGDDVTECVGGGDEIFVDDLHQRYETACDPRLNRSQSLDLAFLVAEMYRDQ
- a CDS encoding bacterioferritin-associated ferredoxin produces the protein MYVCSCFGVTEAQVKQHADGGACTPRQIASACKAGTDCGSCVRRIQAILGRGAYPRRDLVEQGEPVLAELEEAA
- a CDS encoding DUF4396 domain-containing protein, translated to MQHETHAHHHPPAATWAMAVQATLHCLTGCAIGEVLGMVIGTALGWGNLPTTVLAIALAFVFGYSLTLRGILKAGLGFRAAFRVALAADTLSIAVMELIDNGVIVLWPDAMDAQLADVLFWASLAISLVIAFAVTTPVNKWMIGRGKGHAVVHQYHH
- a CDS encoding trp operon leader peptide, which encodes MFALSTQNPTQNWWWTAHPAAH
- a CDS encoding deoxyribonuclease IV — translated: MNNQQPGPSRNPVGGHVPVAGGLHSVGLSYAQDLRAETVQVFVANPRGWATPAGNPRQDEAFREACSAESIPAYVHAPYLINFGSHTEATVERSVESLRHSLRRGREIGALGVVVHTGSATGGRERSVALQQVRERLLPLLDELTHDDDPFLLLESTAGQGSSLCSRTWDFGPYFEALDAHPKLGVCLDTCHIFAAGHDLTGPSGMHQTLDLLVDTVGEGRLKLIHANDSKDVVGAHKDRHENIGAGHIGEDPFRALMTHPATANVPLIIETPGGKEGHAADVERLKKLRDG
- the bfr gene encoding bacterioferritin → MQGDPEVIEFLNEQLTGELTAINQYFLHAKMQENFGWTKLAKYTRHESFDEMKHAEVLTDRILFLDGLPNYQRLFHVRVGQTVKEMFEADRQVEVEAIDRLKRGIKVMREKGDITSANIFESILEDEEHHIDYLDTQLELVEKLGEPLYLAQLIEQPES